A stretch of Corallococcus macrosporus DNA encodes these proteins:
- a CDS encoding protein kinase domain-containing protein — protein MGIAGYGARAMVSGASPSSLIFGRYAVLRRVAVGGMGEIFLARQVGVSGFERPVILKSLLPDLLEHEGSVEMFLDEARVAAHLNHPNVVSLYEVGAWQGTFYIAMEYIEGENLGRLAKAAARAGTPLPHRVCAQMIRDAALGLDHAHHARDSQGAPLELVHRDISPQNIMVRLDGLTKVVDFGVAKATIRASRTRTGVLKGKLRYMSPEQVRNEPVSGTSDQFALGVVLWELCTRRPFIDTDNPAEAMRRIALAAVPRPSQFVEGLSPLLEQIILRMLHRAPGQRFARCADVARALQSYLDEVPEAPGESVSAVVTRLVGETVLARLRDAASGEPGLPQAREPSSVSCPRCGQSTSATNRFCPACGNSLTPASGGRAPKLPMMPVLREPPVHLGDEDIPDAPTAKAPAAQRDDGAVHEPPTDPTMEVPAPLASALAEAPLDSEDDDAPPALGDEAPGPTVKIRAMDAQAQMRRLTLLVVVGEPAHAARLREAVAQAAVRHHVEALSLSDTHWCLSFGLPQARPDDATRALKCAEDLGSAVPGLRRGLESGVVRVSAEAGSPRPFGLESDGLRAGAEGGASRLSSMESGGMRAGAEAGASRPSGLDPSGVRVNTEGGASRLSGLGLERTQALADAAAPGELLVGASVKALLVEAGGVRIGVARELPGGTAWRVESGASTARVDTLVGRDEALAQARAVVDSARKGEGGARLFVGPTGVGRSRFLEAVAELATGTSPRVVYAWGGDPRSAGALGLWRTVFTALSRAAAGAEASLPPLSGLGFSEPEAAALWRRLARGAPVGGHLPAGDGALVDALQRVAKPSGLLLLVDDVHRVDAPSLELLAGVLAAKDTGVALVATGDVDAVPTALASLPVTVLEGLSPSELNALLTASLGMALSPSLERAVADRVRGNPAHALALVRLLVAVGVLQRTENGFQANGPLTAALLPQGLGQALGARLELLPAASLRFLQRAAVEGSLFSAELVRASLSASDGAEVLDDTEWVVPVPQQPGIFRFTREEARQVLRERLSPSQLRSAHQELAETLEQEAFTQEPAREVRVADHLLGAEAPGAPAACERAGDWFAARGEWRAAVDFYRWALGRTPGATATVVRWQLDVLARAAGCLTQTDPAAVDALVTPWLDRVPVMQTPGRWAEAARRLAVAELKLGRVEDAEVRLSMVQGPAGADPEVEARVLGELARVREAKGETTAAVELLARAFQRMGNRTAHAADFFWEHYVLLGRLQQRLGQLDRARVAFTRAAEQARSVGSAVGQARALSQLAGLRVLAGEPAQALADLERALTLAEQGGDAQEVARIHFNAGRLLVAGGRVPEARERLEQARERARVAGWREGEALAAQVLGTMEARTPRR, from the coding sequence ATGGGGATCGCTGGGTACGGTGCAAGGGCGATGGTGTCCGGTGCTTCCCCGTCTTCCCTCATCTTCGGCAGGTACGCGGTGCTGCGCCGCGTGGCCGTGGGGGGCATGGGGGAGATCTTCCTGGCGCGCCAGGTGGGCGTGAGCGGCTTCGAGCGCCCCGTCATCCTCAAGAGCCTGCTGCCGGACCTGCTGGAGCACGAGGGCTCGGTGGAGATGTTCCTCGACGAGGCCCGCGTCGCGGCGCACCTGAACCACCCGAACGTCGTGTCGCTGTACGAGGTCGGCGCGTGGCAGGGCACGTTCTACATCGCCATGGAGTACATCGAGGGCGAGAACCTGGGCCGCCTGGCGAAGGCGGCGGCGAGGGCCGGCACGCCGCTGCCCCACCGCGTCTGCGCGCAGATGATCCGCGACGCGGCGCTGGGGCTGGACCACGCGCACCACGCGCGCGACAGCCAGGGCGCGCCGCTGGAGCTGGTGCACCGGGACATCAGCCCGCAGAACATCATGGTGCGCCTGGACGGCCTGACGAAGGTGGTGGACTTCGGCGTGGCCAAGGCGACCATCCGCGCCAGCCGCACGCGCACGGGCGTGCTCAAGGGCAAGCTGCGCTACATGTCGCCGGAGCAGGTGCGCAACGAGCCCGTCTCCGGCACCAGCGACCAGTTCGCGCTGGGCGTGGTGCTGTGGGAGCTGTGCACGCGCCGGCCGTTCATCGACACGGACAACCCGGCGGAGGCCATGCGGCGCATCGCGCTGGCGGCGGTGCCCCGGCCCTCGCAGTTCGTGGAGGGGCTGTCGCCGCTGTTGGAGCAGATCATCCTGCGCATGCTCCACCGCGCGCCCGGTCAGCGCTTCGCCCGGTGCGCGGACGTGGCGCGCGCGCTCCAGTCCTATCTGGATGAGGTGCCAGAGGCGCCGGGGGAGAGCGTCTCCGCGGTGGTCACGCGGCTGGTCGGTGAGACGGTGCTCGCGAGGCTGCGCGACGCGGCCAGCGGAGAGCCCGGGCTGCCGCAGGCCCGCGAGCCCTCCAGCGTGTCGTGCCCGCGCTGTGGCCAGTCGACCAGCGCGACCAACCGCTTCTGCCCCGCGTGTGGCAACTCGCTCACGCCCGCGTCCGGGGGCCGCGCGCCGAAGCTGCCGATGATGCCCGTGCTGCGCGAGCCGCCCGTGCACCTGGGCGACGAGGACATCCCCGACGCGCCGACGGCCAAGGCGCCCGCCGCCCAACGCGACGACGGCGCCGTGCACGAGCCGCCCACGGATCCAACGATGGAGGTGCCCGCGCCGCTGGCCTCCGCCCTGGCCGAAGCGCCGCTGGACTCCGAGGACGACGACGCACCTCCGGCCCTGGGAGACGAGGCCCCGGGCCCCACGGTGAAGATCCGCGCGATGGACGCGCAGGCGCAGATGCGCCGGCTCACGCTGCTGGTGGTCGTGGGCGAGCCGGCCCACGCGGCCCGGCTGCGAGAGGCGGTGGCGCAGGCCGCGGTGCGCCACCATGTGGAGGCGCTGTCGCTGTCGGACACGCACTGGTGTCTGTCTTTCGGCCTGCCACAGGCACGCCCCGACGATGCGACACGGGCCCTGAAGTGCGCGGAGGACCTGGGGAGCGCCGTGCCGGGACTACGGCGCGGCCTGGAGTCCGGCGTGGTGCGCGTGAGCGCGGAGGCTGGATCGCCAAGGCCATTCGGCCTGGAGTCCGACGGCCTGCGCGCGGGTGCGGAGGGCGGGGCATCCCGGCTGTCCAGCATGGAGTCCGGCGGAATGCGCGCGGGCGCGGAGGCAGGGGCATCCCGGCCATCAGGCCTGGACCCCAGCGGCGTGCGCGTGAACACGGAAGGCGGGGCATCCCGCCTGTCTGGCCTGGGGCTGGAGCGGACGCAGGCGCTGGCGGACGCGGCGGCCCCGGGCGAACTGCTCGTGGGCGCCTCCGTGAAGGCGCTGCTGGTGGAGGCGGGTGGGGTGCGCATCGGCGTGGCGCGCGAGCTGCCCGGCGGCACGGCGTGGCGCGTGGAGTCCGGTGCCTCCACGGCCCGCGTGGACACCCTGGTGGGGCGCGACGAGGCGCTGGCCCAGGCCCGGGCGGTGGTGGACTCCGCACGCAAGGGCGAGGGCGGCGCGCGGCTCTTCGTGGGGCCCACGGGCGTGGGGCGCAGCCGTTTCCTGGAGGCGGTGGCGGAGCTGGCCACGGGCACGTCTCCGCGCGTGGTCTACGCATGGGGCGGAGACCCCCGCTCCGCTGGAGCACTGGGGCTGTGGCGTACGGTGTTCACCGCGCTGTCGCGGGCCGCCGCGGGCGCGGAGGCATCGCTGCCGCCGCTGTCGGGCCTGGGCTTCTCCGAACCAGAGGCCGCTGCGCTCTGGCGGAGGCTCGCGCGGGGCGCTCCGGTGGGCGGACACCTGCCGGCGGGAGACGGGGCGCTGGTGGACGCGCTCCAGCGCGTGGCGAAGCCCTCCGGCCTGCTGCTGCTGGTGGACGACGTGCACCGCGTGGACGCCCCTTCGCTCGAGCTGCTCGCGGGCGTGCTCGCGGCGAAGGACACAGGCGTGGCGCTGGTGGCCACGGGCGACGTGGACGCGGTGCCCACGGCCCTCGCGTCCCTGCCGGTGACGGTGCTGGAGGGACTGTCGCCGTCGGAGCTGAACGCGCTGCTCACCGCGAGCCTGGGCATGGCCCTGTCGCCGTCGCTGGAGCGGGCGGTGGCGGACCGCGTGCGCGGCAATCCCGCGCATGCGCTGGCGCTGGTGCGGCTGCTCGTCGCGGTGGGTGTGTTGCAGCGCACGGAGAACGGCTTCCAGGCCAATGGCCCGCTGACGGCCGCGCTGCTGCCCCAGGGCCTGGGCCAGGCGCTGGGCGCGCGGTTGGAGCTGCTGCCCGCCGCGTCGCTGCGCTTCCTCCAGCGGGCCGCGGTGGAGGGCTCGCTCTTCTCCGCGGAGCTGGTGCGCGCGTCGCTGAGCGCCTCGGACGGCGCGGAGGTGCTGGACGACACGGAGTGGGTGGTGCCCGTGCCCCAGCAGCCCGGCATCTTCCGCTTCACGCGCGAGGAGGCCCGGCAGGTGCTGCGCGAGCGCCTGTCGCCCTCGCAGCTGCGGAGCGCGCACCAGGAGCTGGCGGAGACGCTGGAGCAGGAGGCGTTCACGCAGGAGCCTGCCCGTGAGGTGCGGGTGGCGGATCACCTGCTGGGCGCGGAGGCCCCCGGCGCTCCTGCCGCGTGCGAGCGCGCGGGAGACTGGTTCGCGGCGCGCGGCGAGTGGCGCGCGGCGGTGGACTTCTACCGCTGGGCCCTGGGCCGCACGCCCGGCGCGACGGCGACGGTGGTGCGCTGGCAGTTGGACGTGCTCGCGCGCGCGGCGGGGTGCCTCACGCAGACGGACCCCGCGGCCGTGGACGCGCTGGTGACGCCGTGGCTGGACCGCGTGCCGGTGATGCAGACGCCGGGCAGGTGGGCGGAGGCCGCGCGGCGGCTGGCCGTCGCGGAGCTGAAGCTGGGGCGCGTGGAGGACGCGGAGGTGCGCCTCTCCATGGTGCAGGGGCCGGCGGGCGCGGATCCGGAGGTCGAGGCCCGGGTGCTGGGCGAGCTCGCGCGGGTTCGCGAGGCCAAGGGCGAGACGACGGCGGCGGTGGAGCTGCTGGCGAGGGCCTTCCAGCGCATGGGCAACCGGACCGCGCACGCGGCGGACTTCTTCTGGGAGCACTACGTCCTGCTGGGGCGGCTGCAGCAGCGGCTGGGGCAACTGGACCGGGCGCGGGTGGCCTTCACGCGCGCGGCGGAGCAGGCGCGGTCCGTGGGCAGCGCGGTGGGCCAGGCGCGGGCGCTGTCGCAGCTCGCGGGCCTGCGGGTCCTCGCGGGCGAGCCGGCCCAGGCGCTGGCGGACCTGGAGCGCGCGCTGACCCTGGCCGAGCAGGGCGGTGACGCGCAGGAGGTGGCGCGCATCCACTTCAACGCCGGGCGCCTGCTGGTGGCGGGCGGACGGGTGCCGGAGGCCCGCGAGCGGCTGGAGCAGGCGAGGGAGCGCGCCCGGGTGGCGGGCTGGCGGGAGGGGGAGGCCCTGGCCGCGCAGGTGCTGGGGACGATGGAGGCCCGGACCCCGCGCCGCTGA
- a CDS encoding Ig-like domain-containing protein, producing MPAFVKTSRPPSLSLLGFLALGVLGACGPSPTTITLEPPEQRYLRTQGQHVPLSYTVLDADGRKMMDTRLRWTSSATDVASVQEDGTVVARKSGKTIIGVQGGRAKAALPLDLTILASLDVRAPGADFVEVGRTIKLRVVARNEAGHVIPDAEPTFRSSNEAVARVENGELIAATAGVATVTATLGHLSRAIAVQVVPPDFVRLGLNLTSYTFKKKGQSVMVQARAYNRNGVALEKVPLEWFSSNTAVVTVSPEGRVTAVGQGRAVVSVVAGRRRTAADFIVE from the coding sequence GTGCCTGCCTTCGTGAAGACGTCACGTCCACCGTCCCTTTCCCTGTTGGGTTTCCTCGCGCTGGGCGTCCTCGGTGCCTGTGGACCGTCGCCCACGACCATCACGCTGGAGCCGCCCGAGCAGCGCTACCTGCGCACGCAGGGACAGCACGTGCCGCTCAGCTACACGGTGCTGGACGCGGACGGGCGCAAGATGATGGACACGCGCCTGCGCTGGACCAGCTCCGCGACGGACGTCGCCTCCGTGCAGGAGGACGGCACGGTGGTGGCGCGCAAGTCCGGCAAGACCATCATCGGCGTGCAGGGCGGACGCGCGAAGGCGGCGCTGCCGCTGGACCTCACCATCCTCGCGTCGCTGGACGTGCGCGCGCCGGGCGCGGACTTCGTGGAGGTGGGGCGCACCATCAAGCTGCGCGTGGTGGCGCGCAATGAAGCGGGCCACGTCATCCCCGACGCGGAGCCCACCTTCCGCTCCAGCAACGAGGCGGTGGCGCGCGTGGAGAACGGCGAGCTCATCGCCGCGACCGCCGGCGTGGCCACCGTCACCGCGACGCTGGGGCACCTGAGCCGTGCCATCGCCGTGCAGGTGGTGCCGCCGGACTTCGTCCGCCTGGGGCTGAACCTCACCTCGTACACCTTCAAGAAGAAGGGCCAGTCGGTGATGGTCCAGGCGCGCGCGTACAACCGCAACGGCGTGGCGCTGGAGAAGGTGCCGCTGGAGTGGTTCAGCTCCAACACCGCCGTGGTGACGGTGTCGCCCGAGGGCCGCGTGACGGCCGTGGGCCAGGGCCGCGCGGTGGTGTCGGTGGTGGCCGGCCGCCGCCGCACCGCCGCGGACTTCATCGTCGAGTAG
- the traB gene encoding outer membrane exchange protein TraB, protein MKPSRTPLLPLLLALALSTAAHAAPDPRFNIQVFRPSGAPQDLVMVTQSRPLSHLSVSAGPYFSYSLNPLSLVPKDGDLGSISLVGNRLQLDVMAMVGLFDWAEVGVDLPLVMLQGGQNLEVIGTEGPVESFALGDLRLMAKVAVPGFRRSAEGHGWGAALTLNVSFPTGVQEAFAGDGELTWAPGLVLDYRFESGILLAFNGGFWKRPDIIFSGTQLGDMAPFGLGTEVPLLRGSGITALGMVNGAFGLKKAPGQERQIPAELLIGLRWYSSLGVTFTFGGGLGCGCSLASPNLSFFTSIIWVPAKTREWEAIERFKEPPEPPPPPVDPDNDGVIGERDRCPNLEGPVENAGCPDTDADSDGVVDRIDKCPDVPQGKRGRDGCPLARKSGNKIVILEQVNFVTDQDVILSESLPVLEEVARVMEENPEMDRILVEGHTDSRAGDQYNLELSQRRARSVKNYLIESGVAAERVCSQGFGRSMPKYDNDTEEGRALNRRVEFTIQPPSDGPRPPCPDDVEAASKKKGGKKPAPAKPAAPPAKKP, encoded by the coding sequence ATGAAGCCCTCCCGCACGCCGCTCCTCCCGCTGCTGCTGGCCCTCGCGCTGTCCACCGCCGCCCACGCCGCGCCGGATCCGCGCTTCAACATCCAGGTCTTCCGCCCGTCCGGCGCGCCGCAGGACCTGGTGATGGTCACCCAGTCCCGGCCCCTGTCCCACCTGTCCGTCTCCGCCGGGCCCTACTTCAGCTACTCGCTCAACCCGCTCTCCCTCGTCCCCAAGGACGGAGACCTGGGCTCCATCAGCCTCGTGGGCAACCGGCTCCAGCTGGACGTCATGGCCATGGTGGGCCTCTTCGACTGGGCCGAAGTGGGCGTGGACCTGCCGCTCGTGATGCTGCAGGGCGGCCAGAACCTGGAGGTCATCGGCACCGAAGGACCCGTGGAGAGCTTCGCCCTGGGCGACCTGCGCCTCATGGCCAAGGTGGCCGTCCCCGGCTTCCGCCGCTCCGCGGAAGGCCATGGCTGGGGCGCCGCGCTCACGCTCAACGTCTCCTTCCCCACCGGCGTCCAGGAGGCCTTCGCGGGCGACGGCGAGCTCACCTGGGCGCCGGGCCTGGTGCTCGACTACCGCTTCGAGTCCGGCATCCTCCTCGCCTTCAACGGCGGCTTCTGGAAGCGGCCGGACATCATCTTCAGCGGCACGCAGCTGGGGGACATGGCGCCGTTCGGCCTGGGCACGGAGGTGCCCCTGCTGCGCGGCAGCGGCATCACCGCGCTGGGCATGGTGAACGGCGCGTTCGGCCTCAAGAAGGCGCCCGGCCAGGAGCGGCAGATTCCCGCGGAGCTGCTCATCGGCCTGCGCTGGTACAGCTCGCTGGGCGTCACGTTCACCTTCGGCGGCGGCCTGGGCTGCGGGTGCTCGCTGGCGTCGCCGAACCTGAGCTTCTTCACGTCCATCATCTGGGTGCCCGCCAAGACGCGTGAGTGGGAGGCCATCGAGCGCTTCAAGGAGCCGCCCGAGCCGCCCCCGCCGCCCGTGGACCCCGACAACGACGGCGTCATCGGCGAGCGCGACCGCTGCCCCAACCTCGAGGGCCCGGTGGAGAACGCCGGCTGCCCGGACACCGACGCGGACTCCGACGGCGTGGTGGACCGCATCGACAAGTGCCCGGACGTCCCGCAGGGCAAGCGCGGCCGCGACGGCTGTCCGCTCGCGCGCAAGTCGGGCAACAAGATCGTCATCCTGGAGCAGGTGAACTTCGTCACCGACCAGGACGTCATCCTCTCCGAGTCCCTGCCCGTGCTGGAGGAGGTCGCGCGGGTGATGGAGGAGAACCCGGAGATGGACCGCATCCTCGTCGAGGGTCACACCGACTCGCGTGCCGGCGACCAGTACAACCTGGAGCTGTCCCAGCGCCGCGCCAGAAGCGTGAAGAACTACCTCATCGAGAGCGGCGTCGCCGCGGAGCGCGTGTGCTCGCAGGGCTTCGGGCGCAGCATGCCCAAGTACGACAACGACACGGAGGAAGGCAGGGCCCTCAACCGCCGCGTCGAGTTCACCATCCAGCCGCCGAGCGACGGTCCCCGCCCGCCCTGCCCGGATGACGTGGAGGCCGCGTCCAAGAAGAAGGGCGGCAAGAAGCCCGCGCCCGCGAAGCCCGCCGCGCCTCCCGCGAAGAAGCCGTAG
- the traA gene encoding outer membrane exchange protein TraA produces the protein MLAVCLASAPAVAQKLPAVVVTGAPAAPSPTDTGTGLCMASNVWTRPAAEYPQSQSNYTENLNIYMEENSATRMTSVLRSAFDLSNNLNDGRVLSYGDFVNVVSGCSQGGCPFHYNDSTTRFVSRFRGYLNVTEAMVGRVLHFGFYADDAISLVLFDKAKRRYPIVIRPPELGAATRRTTNSVTFTQSGLYPMELLYVQIVEHAALEFVVLDGAFTDYDRPANQVPVVPLNTAGFSLIQPAQLFQTETGRPSFPANLDQCVQCNRLNADEQGNGSCGPSYYCNSAALCAPCDTNLLCGDTCSPCGPTAPICAQVSGQFACVQCTQNSDCATGRCDTTTNVCTGCVRDTDCGSGQVCDEPNFTCVQCTADAECPGSQVCDLTANTCVECNEDTQCDRGESCSNHVCTPCNTNDSCAGNSCNCCPNGTQCAAPTPGAPPSCVECTTDSQCANGQTCDTLNGTCVDSVPECNTSDRCGPGCSKCPGERPYCLDGEVCVQCRNDLECGDGQTCVSGECSSCTTDKRCGPRCDSCGEDTPFCLSDGTVQNSVCVGCVNDSDCGSGTCDPTTRTCSNTGACAVTCAAGLVCDGSACVECFADAHCPCGGTCDVTTNTCLESCTDSGDCLGVEFCSAETQQCERGRRKPGTEPQGGAFCCGTTAEDTPTGSTAMLVTLALGFLFLRSARRVR, from the coding sequence CTGCTCGCCGTGTGCCTCGCGAGCGCGCCCGCCGTGGCGCAGAAGCTGCCGGCTGTGGTGGTGACGGGGGCTCCTGCGGCGCCATCGCCCACGGATACCGGTACAGGGCTCTGCATGGCGTCCAACGTGTGGACGCGCCCAGCGGCAGAGTACCCGCAGAGTCAGTCGAACTACACCGAGAACCTGAACATCTACATGGAGGAGAACAGCGCGACGCGCATGACTTCCGTGCTGCGCTCCGCGTTCGACCTGTCAAACAACCTGAACGACGGTCGCGTGCTGAGCTACGGCGACTTCGTCAACGTGGTCTCGGGCTGCAGCCAGGGCGGCTGCCCCTTCCACTACAACGATTCGACCACGCGTTTCGTCTCCCGCTTTCGTGGTTATCTGAACGTCACCGAGGCCATGGTCGGGCGTGTCCTGCACTTCGGCTTCTACGCCGACGACGCCATCAGCCTCGTGCTGTTCGACAAGGCCAAAAGGCGCTACCCCATCGTTATCCGGCCACCGGAACTTGGTGCAGCCACGCGACGGACCACCAACTCCGTCACCTTTACCCAATCCGGGCTCTATCCCATGGAGTTGCTCTACGTGCAGATCGTGGAGCATGCGGCCCTGGAGTTTGTAGTGCTCGACGGCGCGTTCACGGACTACGACCGCCCGGCGAATCAGGTTCCAGTCGTCCCGCTCAACACCGCCGGATTCTCGCTGATACAGCCTGCGCAGCTGTTCCAGACCGAAACCGGCCGACCGTCGTTCCCGGCCAACCTGGATCAGTGCGTTCAATGCAATCGGCTGAACGCGGACGAGCAAGGCAATGGCAGTTGCGGTCCGTCCTACTACTGCAACTCCGCTGCGCTCTGCGCGCCCTGTGACACGAACCTTCTGTGTGGTGACACCTGTTCGCCGTGCGGACCGACTGCGCCCATTTGCGCTCAGGTCAGCGGCCAGTTCGCATGTGTCCAGTGCACCCAGAACAGCGACTGCGCCACCGGCCGCTGTGACACCACGACCAACGTCTGCACCGGCTGTGTCCGCGACACCGACTGCGGCTCCGGCCAGGTCTGCGACGAACCGAACTTCACCTGCGTCCAGTGCACCGCCGACGCGGAGTGCCCCGGCAGCCAGGTCTGTGACCTCACCGCGAACACCTGCGTCGAGTGCAACGAAGACACCCAATGCGACCGTGGCGAGTCGTGCTCCAACCACGTCTGCACGCCCTGCAACACCAACGACTCCTGCGCCGGCAACTCCTGCAACTGCTGCCCCAATGGCACCCAGTGCGCCGCGCCCACCCCTGGCGCCCCGCCGTCCTGCGTCGAGTGCACCACCGACAGCCAGTGCGCCAACGGCCAGACCTGCGACACGCTGAACGGCACCTGCGTCGACTCCGTCCCGGAGTGCAACACCTCCGACCGCTGCGGCCCCGGCTGCTCCAAGTGCCCCGGTGAGCGCCCCTACTGTCTGGACGGCGAGGTCTGCGTCCAGTGCCGCAACGACCTGGAGTGCGGCGACGGCCAGACCTGCGTCAGCGGTGAGTGCAGCTCCTGCACCACCGACAAGCGCTGCGGCCCCCGCTGCGACTCGTGCGGCGAGGACACCCCGTTCTGCCTCTCCGACGGCACCGTGCAGAACAGCGTGTGCGTCGGCTGCGTCAACGACTCCGACTGCGGCAGCGGCACCTGTGACCCCACCACGCGCACCTGCTCCAACACCGGCGCCTGCGCGGTAACGTGCGCGGCAGGGCTCGTGTGCGACGGCTCCGCGTGCGTCGAGTGCTTCGCCGACGCGCACTGCCCCTGCGGCGGCACCTGCGACGTCACCACCAACACCTGCCTCGAGAGCTGCACCGACAGCGGCGACTGCCTGGGCGTCGAGTTCTGCTCCGCCGAGACCCAGCAGTGCGAACGCGGCCGCCGCAAGCCGGGCACCGAGCCTCAAGGCGGCGCCTTCTGCTGTGGCACCACCGCCGAGGACACTCCCACCGGCAGCACCGCCATGCTGGTCACCCTCGCCCTGGGCTTCCTCTTCCTGCGCTCCGCCCGCCGCGTCCGATGA
- a CDS encoding GTPase codes for MKDPRALRTALASALDALPASERFPDGADADLARRLAERLRRDLLPRLGSGADDVPLLLVAIAGPNNVGKSTLFNSLAKASLSPARPEGGLTKQCLAAANPETWTGALKDVLTQRYDIVPVADGTVAPVDEAGPAGRLYLVLSDAVPRGLLVMDTPDFDSVYRDNRERAEALLVTVDVLVFVVSRQTYQNAALVDFLRAAVGHGKPYLLVYNEATREDVARGHLDKLAQDVGHPPLARYLAPHQPDVEAGLKPLATEPLDGRPPLAALLGQAEHARELKARALEASLSDARSELDAVARAATRAAREPERLRQRLRHDLRGIGAQAALKAVPADVLVDAFRDELDARSNFHRFVRLPFRGLATALTFVSRKVRESFTGPKPHEALPSQAVDDSLKDGLRRLVDAFAPEVAAWRGDAETREKLAQAFGPAMLGRLDAPLELDALHAHAADRATLYDFCRQLVGTELQGGMREELLQALTTLVYSVPSGAAAVVTVATGGLGHDAVVWAGTLLSTPLLERFVDLLGAQVRATVTRKWADSHGATLAQAMEARFFAGLLSHLDAQAEGWLRTATTLETARRAAE; via the coding sequence ATGAAGGACCCTCGCGCCCTGCGCACCGCCCTCGCGTCCGCCCTGGACGCCCTGCCCGCCTCCGAGCGCTTCCCCGACGGCGCCGACGCCGACCTGGCCCGCCGCCTGGCCGAACGCCTGCGCCGCGACCTGCTGCCCCGCCTGGGCTCCGGCGCCGACGACGTGCCGCTGCTCCTCGTGGCCATCGCCGGGCCCAACAACGTCGGGAAGTCCACGCTCTTCAACTCGCTGGCGAAGGCGTCCCTGTCCCCCGCGCGCCCCGAGGGCGGCCTCACCAAGCAGTGTCTGGCCGCGGCCAACCCGGAGACGTGGACCGGCGCGCTGAAGGACGTGCTCACCCAGCGCTACGACATCGTCCCGGTGGCCGACGGCACGGTGGCGCCCGTGGACGAGGCCGGGCCTGCGGGCCGGCTGTATCTGGTGCTGTCGGACGCGGTGCCGCGCGGGCTCCTGGTGATGGACACGCCGGACTTCGACAGCGTGTACCGCGACAACCGCGAGCGGGCCGAGGCGCTGCTCGTCACGGTGGACGTGCTGGTGTTCGTGGTGAGCCGGCAGACGTACCAGAACGCGGCGCTGGTGGACTTCCTGCGCGCGGCGGTGGGCCACGGCAAGCCGTACCTGCTCGTCTACAACGAGGCCACGCGCGAGGACGTGGCGCGCGGCCACCTGGACAAGCTGGCCCAGGACGTGGGCCACCCGCCGCTCGCGCGCTACCTGGCGCCGCACCAGCCGGACGTGGAGGCGGGACTGAAGCCGCTGGCCACGGAGCCACTGGATGGACGCCCCCCGCTCGCCGCGCTGCTGGGACAGGCGGAGCATGCGCGCGAATTGAAGGCGCGGGCGCTGGAGGCGTCGCTGTCGGATGCGCGCTCGGAGCTGGACGCGGTGGCCCGGGCGGCGACGCGCGCGGCCCGCGAGCCGGAGCGGCTGAGACAGCGGCTGCGGCACGACCTGCGAGGCATTGGCGCGCAGGCGGCGCTCAAGGCCGTGCCCGCGGACGTGCTGGTGGATGCGTTCCGCGACGAGCTGGATGCGCGCAGCAACTTCCACCGGTTCGTGCGCCTGCCGTTCCGGGGGCTGGCCACGGCGCTCACGTTCGTGAGCCGCAAGGTGCGCGAGTCCTTCACCGGGCCCAAGCCCCATGAAGCGCTGCCCTCGCAGGCGGTGGATGACTCGCTGAAGGACGGGCTGCGCCGGCTGGTGGATGCCTTCGCGCCGGAGGTGGCCGCGTGGCGCGGGGACGCGGAGACGCGCGAGAAGCTGGCGCAGGCCTTCGGGCCCGCGATGCTGGGCCGGCTGGACGCGCCGCTGGAGCTGGACGCGCTGCACGCGCACGCGGCGGACCGGGCGACGCTGTATGACTTCTGCCGCCAGCTGGTGGGCACCGAGCTCCAGGGCGGAATGCGCGAGGAGCTGCTCCAGGCGCTCACCACGCTGGTGTACTCGGTGCCGTCCGGTGCGGCGGCGGTGGTGACGGTGGCCACGGGGGGCCTGGGCCACGACGCGGTGGTGTGGGCGGGGACGCTCCTGTCCACGCCGCTGCTGGAGCGCTTCGTGGACCTGCTGGGCGCCCAGGTGCGCGCGACGGTGACGCGCAAGTGGGCGGACTCACACGGGGCCACGCTGGCGCAGGCCATGGAGGCGCGCTTCTTCGCGGGCCTGCTGTCCCACCTGGATGCCCAGGCGGAGGGATGGCTGCGCACCGCGACCACCCTGGAGACCGCGCGGCGGGCGGCGGAGTAG